A part of Pectinatus sottacetonis genomic DNA contains:
- a CDS encoding IMP dehydrogenase: MAYFFEKPAHTFGEYLLVPGYSSDKCIPANVSLQTPLVKFKKGEEPELKLNIPLTSAIMQAVSDDTMAIALAKEGGVSFIYGSQSIKQQAEMVTRVKNYKSGFVSSDSNIKPSTTLGEILELKDKTGHSTMAVTEDGTATGKLVGIVTSRDYRITRMNMGTQVREFMTPFAKLVYADADTTTLSQANDMIWDNKLNMLPLVDKNQRLRYMVFRKDYTDNKENKNELIDMKKRYLVGAGINTRDYAERVPALLDAGADVLCIDSSEGFSEWQSITLKYIHEKFGSDVKVGAGNVVDAEGFRFLAEAGADFIKVGIGGGSICITRETKGIGRGQATAVIDVAKARDEYYAETGIYIPICSDGGIVHDYHMTLALAMGADFMMLGRYFSRFDESPTNKVKINGTYLKEYWGEGSNRARNWQRYDMGGDRKLSFEEGVDSYVPYAGALKDNVGLTLSKMRSTMCNCGALTIKEFQEKAKLTLVSSTSIVEGGSHDVILKDKFSHE, encoded by the coding sequence GTGGCGTATTTTTTTGAAAAACCAGCACATACTTTTGGCGAATATTTATTAGTTCCAGGTTATTCCTCTGACAAATGTATTCCAGCAAATGTGTCGCTTCAAACCCCGTTAGTAAAATTTAAAAAAGGGGAAGAACCAGAATTAAAGTTAAATATTCCCCTGACATCGGCAATAATGCAGGCTGTATCTGATGATACCATGGCTATTGCCCTGGCTAAGGAAGGTGGCGTTTCTTTTATATATGGGTCGCAGTCGATAAAGCAGCAGGCTGAAATGGTTACTCGTGTGAAAAATTATAAATCAGGCTTTGTAAGCAGCGATTCCAATATTAAGCCATCGACGACTTTAGGCGAAATATTGGAATTAAAAGACAAAACGGGACATTCTACTATGGCTGTTACGGAAGATGGAACGGCAACCGGGAAATTAGTAGGAATAGTTACGAGCCGTGATTATCGCATAACACGGATGAACATGGGTACACAGGTGCGGGAATTTATGACACCATTTGCCAAGCTTGTTTATGCTGATGCTGATACTACGACATTATCTCAGGCCAATGACATGATCTGGGACAATAAGCTGAATATGCTGCCGCTTGTTGATAAAAACCAACGCTTACGCTACATGGTTTTTCGTAAAGACTATACTGATAACAAAGAAAATAAAAATGAATTGATTGATATGAAGAAACGTTATCTTGTAGGGGCCGGTATCAATACAAGAGATTATGCCGAACGTGTTCCGGCACTGCTGGATGCGGGAGCAGATGTTTTGTGTATTGATTCATCAGAAGGATTCAGTGAATGGCAGAGTATAACACTCAAATACATTCATGAAAAATTCGGTTCTGATGTAAAAGTCGGGGCTGGTAACGTTGTTGATGCGGAGGGCTTTCGGTTTCTAGCCGAAGCCGGAGCTGATTTTATAAAAGTCGGAATTGGCGGCGGTTCTATTTGTATAACACGTGAAACAAAGGGAATAGGCCGTGGGCAGGCAACAGCAGTTATTGATGTTGCTAAGGCACGTGATGAATATTATGCGGAAACGGGTATTTATATACCAATATGCTCAGATGGCGGGATAGTCCACGATTATCATATGACATTGGCACTGGCTATGGGAGCTGATTTTATGATGCTGGGAAGATATTTTTCCCGGTTTGATGAAAGTCCTACTAATAAAGTGAAGATCAATGGTACGTATCTCAAGGAATATTGGGGCGAAGGATCTAACAGGGCACGCAACTGGCAGCGTTATGACATGGGCGGTGATAGAAAGCTGTCCTTTGAGGAAGGTGTTGATTCCTATGTGCCTTATGCCGGAGCGTTGAAGGATAATGTTGGGCTTACCTTGAGTAAAATGCGTTCTACAATGTGTAATTGCGGGGCTCTTACGATAAAGGAATTTCAGGAAAAGGCAAAACTTACACTGGTTTCTTCGACGAGCATTGTTGAAGGCGGTTCACATGATGTCATTTTAAAAGATAAATTTTCCCATGAATAA
- the thyX gene encoding FAD-dependent thymidylate synthase, with protein MKVKLIKYTSEPERTVAMAARLCYSSVGAEELSEKMTDEQVEKLVKKIVGMGHASTLEHVTFTFAIEGVSRVLTHQLVRHRIASYSQQSQRYVAEHDFEYIIPPSITKNAAAEKKFTELMSLIRKTYDELTTMDIPKEDARYVLANATETKIVATFNTRSLLHFFSLRCCNRAQWEIRAMANMMLKEVKKAAPLLFKNAGPSCIAEGKCPEGDMTCGKFEQMIKMHEE; from the coding sequence ATGAAAGTAAAACTAATAAAATATACCAGTGAACCTGAACGTACTGTAGCAATGGCAGCACGCTTGTGCTACTCATCTGTCGGTGCAGAAGAACTATCGGAGAAAATGACTGATGAGCAGGTGGAAAAGCTTGTAAAAAAGATAGTTGGAATGGGGCATGCATCAACGCTGGAACATGTGACCTTTACCTTTGCTATTGAAGGTGTTTCCCGTGTATTGACACATCAGCTGGTCAGACACCGTATAGCCTCTTATTCCCAGCAATCACAGCGTTATGTGGCCGAGCATGATTTTGAATATATCATTCCCCCATCAATAACTAAAAATGCAGCAGCAGAAAAAAAATTCACTGAATTAATGAGTTTAATAAGAAAAACATATGATGAATTAACAACCATGGATATTCCTAAAGAAGATGCCAGATATGTTTTGGCTAATGCCACAGAAACAAAAATTGTAGCAACCTTCAATACGCGGTCTCTGCTGCATTTCTTTTCTTTGCGCTGCTGCAACCGAGCACAGTGGGAAATAAGGGCAATGGCTAATATGATGCTCAAAGAAGTGAAAAAAGCGGCGCCGCTGCTTTTCAAAAATGCAGGACCATCCTGTATTGCGGAGGGAAAATGTCCTGAAGGCGATATGACGTGCGGGAAATTTGAGCAAATGATAAAAATGCATGAAGAATAA
- the rlmB gene encoding 23S rRNA (guanosine(2251)-2'-O)-methyltransferase RlmB, with protein MKNNIEVEKNMPFYKKNTVKSDKKRNKKSVDNYKSSNKQKLDDIKKSQEENTVDTADMLIGRNAVREALKNNRDINKLLIAENAHGGSLQEIISLARSKKVIMHMVSQNKLDSLSGEKHNQGILAYTPPVDYADFDVVLEEVYQKKEIPFFILLDELEDPHNLGAVLRTADAVGAHGVIIAKRRSCPLSSTVAKTSAGAIEYVPVIRINNMVQMINKLKKQGFWVAGADAAAERLYYNADLKGPLLLVIGSEGKGISRLIKESCDFLVKLPMRGKVNSLNASNAAAVLMYEVLKQRTNN; from the coding sequence ATGAAGAATAATATTGAAGTGGAGAAAAATATGCCGTTTTATAAAAAAAATACCGTGAAATCAGATAAAAAAAGAAATAAGAAATCTGTTGACAATTATAAAAGCAGTAATAAACAAAAGCTGGACGACATAAAGAAAAGCCAGGAAGAAAATACTGTTGATACGGCTGATATGCTTATAGGCCGTAATGCAGTACGTGAAGCGTTAAAGAATAACAGAGATATAAATAAATTATTGATAGCAGAAAACGCACATGGGGGTTCATTGCAGGAAATAATTTCTTTGGCCAGAAGTAAAAAAGTTATAATGCATATGGTCAGTCAAAATAAACTTGATAGTTTATCAGGAGAGAAGCATAATCAGGGAATTCTGGCATATACACCACCAGTTGATTATGCGGATTTTGATGTTGTTTTAGAAGAGGTTTATCAAAAAAAAGAAATACCGTTTTTTATTTTACTAGATGAACTTGAAGATCCGCATAATTTAGGAGCTGTCTTGCGGACAGCTGATGCGGTGGGGGCACATGGTGTTATAATAGCAAAACGCCGCAGCTGTCCACTTTCGTCTACAGTGGCGAAAACTTCAGCTGGTGCTATAGAATATGTACCGGTAATTCGTATTAATAATATGGTGCAGATGATCAATAAACTGAAGAAACAAGGATTCTGGGTAGCCGGAGCAGATGCAGCTGCGGAAAGATTATATTATAATGCTGATCTGAAAGGTCCGCTGCTTTTAGTGATTGGCAGTGAAGGAAAGGGAATAAGCCGTCTGATAAAGGAATCATGTGATTTTCTGGTGAAATTACCTATGCGGGGAAAAGTCAATTCGTTAAATGCTTCAAATGCGGCGGCGGTACTTATGTATGAAGTCCTGAAACAACGTACTAACAATTAA
- a CDS encoding NYN domain-containing protein gives MISTMRTHLIVDGYNVINCWPEFLKLNSDLEYARDRLVQLLLEYGAYQKYDITLVFDALYTSSVQSLEKRNKHFEIVYTKKKETADSYIEKLAYDLVREGKEVFVVTSDGAEQNAILGAGAYRVTVKELRKTIKSTKKHLRKSYTNKITATSHRSELADRLDETILSKLNILRKKHYDQE, from the coding sequence ATGATAAGCACGATGAGGACTCATCTTATCGTAGATGGGTATAATGTAATAAATTGCTGGCCGGAATTTTTAAAACTTAATAGTGATTTGGAATATGCCCGTGACAGACTGGTGCAGCTTTTATTAGAATATGGTGCATATCAGAAGTATGATATAACATTGGTTTTTGACGCATTATACACATCATCTGTGCAATCTTTAGAAAAAAGAAATAAACATTTTGAAATAGTTTATACGAAAAAAAAGGAAACAGCAGATAGTTATATTGAAAAATTGGCTTATGATTTAGTACGGGAGGGAAAAGAAGTCTTTGTCGTTACTTCAGACGGGGCAGAACAAAATGCTATACTAGGAGCAGGCGCATATCGGGTTACTGTTAAGGAGTTAAGAAAGACTATAAAAAGTACCAAAAAACATTTGCGTAAATCTTACACAAATAAAATAACAGCAACTTCACATAGAAGTGAGTTAGCAGATAGACTGGATGAAACGATATTGTCCAAGTTAAATATTTTGCGTAAGAAACATTACGATCAGGAATGA
- a CDS encoding ribosome maturation factor RimP: MAGYIESKAEKVVEKLLLNTEYELVDIEYVKEKNWYLRVFVDKKNGIDLDDCQKISREIDEELEKISLIKDSYILEVSSPGLDRQLKKDRDFERETGKQIDIVTYVPVDGKKKFTGKLSAYSNETITIDEDIVISRSQISSVRLHIDF; this comes from the coding sequence ATGGCGGGATATATAGAAAGTAAGGCAGAAAAAGTAGTAGAAAAATTACTTTTAAATACAGAATATGAACTCGTTGATATCGAATATGTTAAGGAAAAAAATTGGTATTTACGGGTGTTTGTTGATAAAAAAAATGGGATTGATTTAGATGATTGCCAAAAAATAAGTCGTGAAATTGATGAAGAATTAGAAAAAATAAGTTTAATAAAAGATAGCTATATTTTAGAAGTATCATCGCCGGGATTAGATCGTCAATTAAAAAAAGACCGTGACTTTGAGCGGGAAACAGGAAAACAGATTGATATTGTAACTTATGTGCCTGTAGATGGGAAAAAGAAATTTACGGGTAAATTAAGTGCGTATTCAAATGAAACGATAACAATTGATGAAGATATTGTGATATCACGGTCACAAATATCATCAGTGCGTCTGCATATTGATTTTTAA
- the nusA gene encoding transcription termination factor NusA, protein MATKNKSGAKNKGFLEAFREVGKEKGIALEVLFDAIEAALISAYKRNFNSAQNVRVSLDRTTGEFHVYAVKTVVEQVQNKITEISLEDAKRIHTDYAIGDVIETETTPANFGRIAAQTAKQVVVQRIREAERGIIYEEFSNRANDILTGIVQRIEGKNVIIDLGKTEALLTPAEQISTEKYTPNERLKLYIVEVKKTTKGPQILLSRTHPGLLKRLFELEVPEISDGMVEIKSVAREPGMRSKIAVYSKDENIDPVGSCVGQKGLRVQAVVDELRGEKIDIVKWNEDPAKYIANSLSPAKVVSVAIREEEKISKVIVPDYQLSLAIGKEGQNARLAAKLTGWKIDIKSESQAAENGVGDDMEVVTVTSEDSFSVD, encoded by the coding sequence TTGGCTACCAAAAATAAGAGCGGTGCTAAAAATAAAGGTTTTTTAGAAGCATTTCGTGAAGTGGGAAAAGAAAAGGGAATAGCACTGGAAGTCCTTTTTGATGCAATTGAAGCAGCATTAATTTCTGCATATAAAAGAAACTTTAATTCGGCACAGAATGTACGTGTTTCACTTGACCGGACTACGGGAGAATTTCATGTATATGCAGTAAAAACTGTCGTGGAACAGGTACAGAATAAAATTACGGAAATTTCGCTGGAAGATGCGAAGAGAATACATACCGATTATGCTATAGGTGATGTAATTGAAACAGAAACAACACCGGCCAATTTTGGTAGGATTGCTGCACAGACAGCAAAACAAGTGGTGGTACAGAGAATACGGGAAGCTGAACGAGGGATCATTTATGAAGAATTTTCCAATCGGGCCAATGATATTTTAACTGGCATTGTTCAGCGTATCGAAGGGAAAAATGTCATAATTGATCTGGGAAAGACAGAAGCCCTGCTGACACCGGCAGAACAGATTTCCACAGAAAAATATACTCCTAATGAAAGATTGAAGCTGTATATTGTTGAAGTAAAAAAAACAACAAAGGGACCGCAGATACTTTTATCACGCACTCATCCCGGATTGCTTAAACGTTTATTTGAACTTGAAGTTCCAGAAATAAGTGATGGCATGGTTGAGATTAAATCTGTAGCCAGAGAACCGGGCATGCGTTCTAAAATTGCGGTGTATTCCAAAGATGAAAATATAGATCCCGTTGGTTCATGCGTAGGACAAAAAGGACTGCGTGTGCAGGCTGTAGTTGATGAACTGCGGGGAGAAAAAATTGATATCGTGAAATGGAATGAAGATCCGGCAAAATATATAGCAAATTCATTAAGTCCGGCAAAAGTAGTTTCTGTGGCAATAAGGGAAGAGGAAAAAATTTCCAAAGTAATAGTCCCTGATTATCAATTATCCCTGGCTATTGGCAAAGAAGGCCAGAATGCACGCTTGGCAGCTAAGCTTACAGGCTGGAAAATAGATATAAAAAGTGAGTCCCAGGCAGCTGAAAATGGTGTTGGCGATGATATGGAAGTTGTTACAGTGACAAGTGAAGACTCTTTTTCAGTGGATTGA
- the rnpM gene encoding RNase P modulator RnpM: protein MAVKKKMPERVCVGCQKVRSKKELIRIVRSPDGEFSIDTTGKKSGRGAYICPNKECLETAIKGHKLEKSFKSAIDSSIYDKLRAGFSNINE from the coding sequence ATGGCAGTAAAGAAAAAAATGCCAGAACGCGTATGCGTAGGATGCCAGAAAGTGCGCAGCAAGAAAGAACTTATAAGAATAGTGAGAAGCCCCGATGGTGAATTTTCCATTGATACAACAGGGAAAAAGTCAGGCAGAGGAGCATATATCTGTCCTAATAAGGAATGCTTGGAAACAGCAATAAAAGGTCATAAGTTGGAAAAATCTTTCAAGAGTGCGATAGATAGCAGCATATATGATAAATTACGAGCAGGGTTTTCTAATATAAATGAATAA
- a CDS encoding L7Ae/L30e/S12e/Gadd45 family ribosomal protein — protein sequence MNNIQQKLFNILSMASCANKIISGDFAINKIVDKKNIKLLLIAENTAEKTCQEYKKLNLKYNVPVKKIPLGKDELGRCAGKTERAALAVCDEGFAKTINKILK from the coding sequence ATGAATAATATACAGCAGAAACTGTTTAATATATTAAGCATGGCTTCATGTGCCAATAAAATAATTTCAGGTGATTTTGCAATAAATAAAATAGTGGATAAAAAAAATATAAAACTTTTACTTATAGCAGAGAATACAGCAGAAAAAACATGTCAGGAATATAAAAAACTGAATTTAAAATATAATGTACCTGTAAAAAAGATTCCTTTGGGCAAGGATGAATTAGGGAGATGTGCAGGTAAAACTGAGCGAGCTGCGCTTGCTGTATGTGATGAGGGGTTTGCGAAAACGATAAATAAGATATTGAAGTGA
- the infB gene encoding translation initiation factor IF-2 has protein sequence MSKYRIYDLAKEFKTDSKTVLNILKTNNVSVKSHASTVGDDERKIVEKNISAKKTAAKGQKVKTVSSQEKNKANISSKNKVSINKVSTNKEKTASEKYKNGLTVMQKQHNEKKPVNRGNDNIETTAKKQANATTAASKKNRNSTTRQGHEKFNRDAQTSHTGHTSRQRRDNTTSSRNDSNKTPNDKNTNSRTNSNNRANTNSRTNNNSKNKTGMNSRNNTGSKVNNNNNNRNSDSRTNNTTNRSNSNNNSSNKANFNNRKNNNFSGNKHNSRRNWKNSRNRQQLPKQEIVRPKVIKVGESISVKELASKMTYTVTDVIKKLMMLGIMATINQEIDFDTAVLVAAEFNISVEELPPEVDLTEIPEIDDSEKDLLPRPPVVTVMGHVDHGKTSLLDVIRKTSVTSNEAGGITQHIGAYQVMCKNKKIVFLDTPGHEAFTAMRARGAQVTDIAVLVVAADDGVMPQTLEAINHAKDAKVPIVVAINKIDKPGANPEHVKQQLAEHELIPEDWGGDTIMVPVSAKKKLGINDLLEMILLVAEMQELKANPNRDARGIIIEAQLDKGRGPVATILVQNGTLHIGDSIIAGTTYGKVRAMINDRGEKIKKAGPSVPVEVLGLSDVPAAGDEIAALDEHLARTISEKRVEKQRTELINNKKVSLDDLFEQINEGNIKDLNILLKADVQGSVEALKTSLLGLNKSDEVRVSIVHAGVGAVNESDVMLASAANALILAFNVRPDANARKLADTESIDIRTYRVIYEAINDIEAAMKGMLAPKYKEVIQGKVEIRQVMKFSKALVAGSYVLEGKITNTSQIRVIRDNVVVYEGKIESLRRFKDDVKEVAAGYECGITMDNYRNFKEKDIIEAYTMEEIAPQSL, from the coding sequence ATGTCAAAATACAGAATATATGATTTAGCAAAGGAATTTAAAACAGACAGCAAAACTGTTTTAAACATATTAAAAACTAACAATGTTAGTGTAAAGAGTCATGCCAGTACAGTAGGCGATGATGAAAGAAAAATAGTAGAAAAAAATATATCAGCTAAGAAAACAGCAGCTAAAGGGCAAAAAGTAAAAACTGTTTCTTCTCAAGAGAAAAATAAAGCAAATATTTCCAGTAAAAACAAAGTAAGTATAAATAAGGTAAGTACAAATAAAGAAAAAACAGCTTCAGAAAAATATAAGAATGGCTTAACTGTTATGCAGAAACAGCATAATGAAAAAAAACCAGTAAATAGGGGTAATGATAATATAGAAACTACAGCCAAAAAACAGGCAAATGCAACAACAGCAGCCAGTAAAAAAAATAGGAATAGTACTACAAGACAGGGACATGAGAAATTCAATAGAGATGCCCAGACAAGTCATACCGGACATACCAGCAGACAGAGAAGAGATAATACTACCAGCAGCAGAAATGATAGCAATAAAACACCTAATGATAAAAACACTAATAGCAGGACTAATAGCAATAATAGAGCCAATACCAATAGCAGAACTAATAACAATAGCAAAAATAAAACAGGTATGAATAGCAGGAATAATACTGGTAGTAAGGTAAATAATAATAATAACAATAGAAATAGTGACAGTAGAACCAATAATACTACTAACAGATCTAATAGTAATAATAATAGCAGTAATAAAGCTAATTTTAATAACAGAAAAAATAATAATTTTAGTGGAAACAAACATAATAGTAGAAGAAATTGGAAAAATAGCAGAAACAGACAGCAGCTGCCCAAGCAGGAAATAGTTCGGCCTAAAGTAATAAAAGTAGGTGAATCTATTTCGGTTAAGGAATTAGCCAGCAAAATGACATATACTGTTACAGATGTCATAAAAAAGCTTATGATGCTGGGGATTATGGCAACGATTAACCAGGAAATAGATTTTGATACAGCTGTCCTGGTGGCGGCTGAATTTAATATAAGTGTAGAAGAGTTACCACCGGAAGTTGACTTAACGGAAATACCGGAAATTGATGATTCAGAAAAAGATTTGCTGCCGCGTCCGCCAGTAGTGACAGTCATGGGGCATGTAGATCATGGAAAAACATCACTGCTTGATGTCATAAGGAAAACATCGGTAACTTCAAATGAAGCCGGGGGAATAACACAGCATATCGGGGCCTATCAGGTAATGTGTAAAAATAAAAAGATTGTATTCCTTGATACACCGGGACATGAAGCATTCACCGCTATGCGTGCGCGCGGAGCACAGGTAACAGATATTGCGGTTTTAGTAGTCGCAGCTGATGATGGCGTTATGCCGCAGACATTAGAAGCAATAAATCATGCTAAAGATGCCAAAGTACCTATTGTTGTAGCTATTAATAAGATCGACAAACCGGGAGCAAATCCAGAACATGTAAAACAGCAGTTGGCAGAACATGAACTCATTCCCGAAGACTGGGGCGGTGATACCATAATGGTGCCGGTTTCAGCTAAGAAGAAATTAGGCATTAATGATTTGCTGGAAATGATTTTGCTGGTAGCAGAAATGCAGGAACTCAAGGCTAACCCGAATCGCGATGCCCGTGGTATAATAATTGAAGCACAGCTTGATAAGGGCCGTGGCCCAGTAGCAACTATTTTAGTGCAAAATGGTACTCTGCATATAGGTGATTCAATAATAGCAGGTACTACTTATGGTAAAGTAAGAGCGATGATCAATGATCGCGGTGAAAAAATAAAAAAAGCAGGACCATCTGTTCCTGTTGAAGTTTTAGGATTATCAGATGTACCGGCAGCAGGCGATGAAATAGCTGCGCTGGATGAACATTTAGCACGTACCATATCAGAAAAACGAGTGGAAAAGCAGCGTACAGAACTTATCAATAATAAAAAAGTTTCCTTGGATGATCTCTTTGAACAGATTAACGAAGGAAATATAAAAGATTTAAATATTCTTTTGAAAGCTGATGTACAAGGCTCAGTAGAAGCATTAAAGACCTCCCTGCTGGGGCTGAACAAAAGTGATGAAGTTCGTGTAAGTATTGTTCATGCCGGAGTCGGTGCGGTTAATGAATCAGATGTCATGCTGGCTTCAGCAGCAAATGCTTTGATATTGGCATTTAATGTACGGCCTGATGCCAATGCCAGAAAATTAGCAGATACAGAAAGTATAGATATCCGTACTTACCGGGTAATTTATGAAGCAATAAATGACATAGAAGCGGCCATGAAGGGAATGCTTGCACCTAAGTATAAGGAAGTTATTCAGGGAAAAGTAGAAATACGGCAGGTAATGAAATTCTCTAAGGCTTTGGTTGCTGGTTCATATGTATTGGAAGGTAAAATAACTAATACATCACAGATTCGTGTTATTCGTGATAATGTAGTTGTTTATGAAGGGAAAATAGAATCCTTACGCCGCTTTAAGGATGATGTTAAGGAAGTTGCTGCTGGCTACGAATGTGGTATCACTATGGATAATTACCGTAACTTTAAGGAAAAAGATATAATTGAAGCATATACTATGGAAGAAATAGCTCCACAGAGCTTATGA
- the rbfA gene encoding 30S ribosome-binding factor RbfA, with product MGVRVEKMQEQIKHEVSQIILRSLKDPRIGFVTVTKVDLSSDLRNAHIYVSILGNEQQFKDTWQGLKHSVAYIRQELAKRIRVKFMPEIAFYPDDSMQYSAHIQALINKIHQSEQKGKSDDGNNAK from the coding sequence ATGGGCGTTCGTGTAGAAAAAATGCAAGAACAAATAAAGCATGAAGTAAGCCAGATAATTTTACGCAGTTTAAAAGATCCGCGTATAGGATTTGTAACTGTCACCAAAGTTGATCTTTCCAGTGATTTGAGAAATGCACATATTTATGTCAGCATACTGGGAAATGAACAGCAATTTAAGGATACATGGCAGGGATTGAAACATTCTGTTGCGTATATTCGCCAGGAACTGGCGAAAAGGATAAGAGTCAAATTTATGCCGGAAATAGCTTTTTATCCAGATGATTCAATGCAGTACAGCGCGCATATTCAGGCTCTTATCAATAAAATACATCAGTCGGAACAGAAAGGAAAATCTGACGATGGAAATAACGCTAAATGA
- a CDS encoding DHH family phosphoesterase, with the protein MEITLNEAAEKILTKKNIIIAPHINPDCDGLGSTLALYYALIKKGCNVRIFVDDDIPEAYHFLPGWEKFARPEEKITNADLLIVLDAEPERTGRVTAMVEAPVLNLDHHRSNTRTADYLYLNPQRAATGEIVYQLIKQMAVSFDIDMATCLYTAIATDCGFFKYSNTTSFTMRIAGELLECGVKPNVVSEALERKKLADVKILAPIIDTLEVYNNGTVAAISVVKEIREKCDNTEGFVDFARIVEGVDVAILVKYAEPELTRISMRSKKTDVASIAEKLGGGGHVRAAGCSLKMPFAEAYKKIVDFVINEMAGASDGD; encoded by the coding sequence ATGGAAATAACGCTAAATGAGGCTGCTGAAAAGATTTTAACGAAGAAAAATATTATAATTGCCCCGCATATAAATCCTGATTGTGATGGATTGGGATCAACGCTGGCACTGTACTATGCGTTGATAAAAAAAGGATGTAATGTAAGAATTTTTGTCGACGATGATATTCCAGAAGCCTACCATTTTTTACCTGGCTGGGAAAAGTTTGCCAGGCCGGAAGAGAAGATAACTAATGCTGATCTGCTTATAGTTCTGGATGCAGAACCTGAGCGGACAGGCAGAGTGACAGCAATGGTAGAAGCACCGGTATTAAATTTAGATCATCATCGTTCTAATACGAGAACAGCCGATTATTTATATCTTAATCCACAGCGGGCAGCAACGGGTGAGATAGTGTATCAGCTGATTAAGCAGATGGCAGTGTCATTTGATATTGATATGGCAACTTGTCTTTATACAGCAATTGCAACTGATTGCGGCTTTTTCAAATATTCGAATACAACAAGTTTTACAATGAGGATAGCAGGTGAACTTTTGGAATGCGGGGTAAAACCTAATGTGGTTTCGGAAGCTCTGGAACGTAAGAAATTAGCTGATGTTAAAATACTTGCTCCTATTATAGATACACTGGAAGTGTATAATAATGGTACTGTTGCAGCAATAAGCGTTGTTAAAGAAATAAGAGAAAAATGTGATAATACGGAGGGCTTTGTAGATTTTGCCCGTATAGTTGAAGGTGTAGATGTTGCTATTCTGGTAAAATATGCTGAACCTGAACTAACGCGTATAAGTATGCGATCAAAAAAAACTGATGTAGCATCAATTGCTGAAAAATTAGGTGGTGGTGGTCATGTACGGGCTGCCGGTTGTAGTTTAAAAATGCCGTTTGCAGAAGCTTATAAAAAAATCGTTGATTTTGTGATAAATGAAATGGCGGGAGCTTCAGATGGAGATTAA